One segment of Panicum virgatum strain AP13 chromosome 1K, P.virgatum_v5, whole genome shotgun sequence DNA contains the following:
- the LOC120657780 gene encoding uncharacterized protein LOC120657780, producing MELITPPPPQEFLAGSASAGAYTPNPAIMNPFASGDDVAAGNPFLATAVTAPPSPNPFEHLPPGASDADPFDLFQHFTSAPASPARAASIYAQFDGVESAGKVDDDAGFQPRVSYSTVASTVPFNWEEKPGKPKPEFASVAAATVEGGEVDDTDFDFGVLLDKAAQAQELTTADELFDEGKIRPLKPPPRLLEGGSVGSSPRSARSVMWSPRLRRSLVRPGGADFDPFAAALARAANAPSPLGAGSKDDVSGVEPASSPENPADPAATATSTPPTATNGGRKKWRLSDLLLFRRVSGKGRDAGNINRDPVFKYAPVQQLGTPVKTASAGPAAADGEVSSSKRKKQSKKTAPEGGMPLPHRQGMTGCVRLHPGLHRLAKGFHGHSPHLGGGGTSRSAMKG from the coding sequence ATGGAGCTCAtcacgccgcctccgccgcaagAATTCCTGGCCGGCAGCGCATCCGCCGGCGCCTACACCCCAAACCCCGCGATCATGAACCCGTTCGCCTCCGGCGACGACGTGGCGGCGGGCAACCCGTTCCTGGCCACGGCGGTGACCGCGCCCCCGTCGCCCAACCCGTTCGAGCACCTCCCGCCCGGCGCCTCCGACGCCGACCCCTTCGACCTCTTCCAGCACTTCACCAGCGCCCCCGCCAGCCCGGCGCGGGCCGCCTCCATATACGCGCAGTTCGACGGCGTGGAGAGCGCTGGCAAGGTCGACGACGACGCGGGGTTCCAGCCCCGCGTGTCCTACTCCACGGTGGCCTCCACCGTGCCGTTCAACTGGGAGGAGAAGCCGGGGAAGCCGAAGCCCGAGTTCGCCAGCGTGGCCGCCGCGAcggtggagggcggcgaggTGGACGACACGGACTTCGACTTCGGCGTCCTCCTCGACAAGGCCGCGCAGGCGCAGGAACTGACGACGGCCGACGAGCTCTTCGACGAGGGAAAGATACGCCCTctgaagccgccgccgcgcttgctCGAAGGCGGCAGCGTCGGGTCGTCGCCACGATCGGCGAGGTCCGTGATGTGGTCTCCCCGGCTGCGGCGGAGCCTTGTCCGGCCCGGTGGCGCCGACTTCGACCCGTTCGCCGCCGCTCTGGCGAGGGCAGCCAACGCCCCCTCCCCTCTTGGCGCCGGCAGCAAAGACGACGTGAGCGGCGTCGAGCCAGCGTCGTCACCCGAGAACCCAGCAGACCCTGCCGCGACGGCGACCTCCACTCCCCCGACCGCGACCAATGGCGGGAGGAAGAAGTGGCGGCTCAGCGACCTGCTCCTGTTCCGGAGGGTATCAGGCAAAGGCCGCGACGCCGGCAACATTAACAGGGACCCGGTGTTCAAATACGCGCCGGTGCAGCAGCTTGGCACGCCGGTGAAGACGGCGAGCGCAGGCCCCGCGGCAGCCGATGGCGAGGTCTCGTCGAGCAAGCGCAAGAAGCAGAGCAAGAAGACGGCACCAGAGGGCGGCATGCCGCTGCCGCACCGGCAGGGCATGACGGGGTGCGTCCGGCTGCACCCCGGCCTGCACCGGCTGGCCAAAGGGTTCCACGGCCACTCGCcgcacctcggcggcggcggcacctccAGGTCGGCCATGAAAGGGTAA